From Candidatus Hydrogenedentota bacterium, one genomic window encodes:
- a CDS encoding nucleotidyltransferase domain-containing protein, with amino-acid sequence MTLKTSGLVDILKEHLDSEAIQVAFVFGSVAQGRERAESDIDLMVIGSNRVRRVAPG; translated from the coding sequence ATGACGCTCAAGACCTCGGGGTTGGTGGACATTTTGAAGGAGCATCTCGATTCCGAGGCGATTCAGGTTGCGTTTGTTTTTGGATCGGTGGCGCAAGGCAGGGAGCGCGCGGAAAGCGATATTGACCTTATGGTGATCGGCTCCAATCGAGTTCGTCGAGTAGCTCCGGGATGA